In Phocoena sinus isolate mPhoSin1 chromosome 10, mPhoSin1.pri, whole genome shotgun sequence, a single genomic region encodes these proteins:
- the ZNF740 gene encoding zinc finger protein 740 isoform X5, translating to MLSSRVTSHQCIWKASLLACEGLAGVSLVPTAASKKMMLSQIASKQAENGERAGSPDMLRCSSQSHRKDSDKSRSRKDDDSLAEASHSKKTVKKVVVVEQNGSFQVKIPKNFVCEHCFGAFRSSYHLKRHILIHTGEKPFECDICDMRFIQKYHLERHKRVHSGEKPYQCERCHQGQKEEQ from the exons ATGCTAAGTAGCAGAGTGACGTCACATCAGTGTATTTGGAAG GCAAGTCTCCTGGCTTGTGAAGGCCTAGCAGGTGTGAGTTTGGTTCCCACTGCAGCCAGCAAGAAGATGATGCTGAGCCAGATTGCCAGCAAGCAGGCCGAGAATGGAGAGCGGGCAGGTAGCCCTGATATGCTGAGGTGCTCGAGTCAG AGCCACCGAAAAGACAGCGATAAGTCCCGGAGCCGCAAAGACGATGACAGCTTGGCTGAGGCCTCTCATTCAAAAAAGACTGTTAAAAAG GTGgtggtagtggaacaaaatggttcTTTTCAAGTAAAGATTCCCAAAAATTTTGTTTGTGAACACTGCTTTGGAGCCTTTAGGAGCAGTTACCACCTCAAGAGGCACATCCTTATTCATACTG GTGAGAAGCCATTTGAGTGTGACATATGTGATATGCGCTTCATCCAGAAGTACCACCTAGAGCGTCACAAGCGTGTACACAGTGGGGAAAAGCCTTACCAGTGTGAACGGTGTCATCAG GGACAAAAGGAAGAACAGTGA
- the ZNF740 gene encoding zinc finger protein 740 isoform X1 yields MLSSRVTSHQCIWKASLLACEGLAGVSLVPTAASKKMMLSQIASKQAENGERAGSPDMLRCSSQSHRKDSDKSRSRKDDDSLAEASHSKKTVKKVVVVEQNGSFQVKIPKNFVCEHCFGAFRSSYHLKRHILIHTGEKPFECDICDMRFIQKYHLERHKRVHSGEKPYQCERCHQCFSRTDRLLRHKRMCQGCQSKTSDGQFSL; encoded by the exons ATGCTAAGTAGCAGAGTGACGTCACATCAGTGTATTTGGAAG GCAAGTCTCCTGGCTTGTGAAGGCCTAGCAGGTGTGAGTTTGGTTCCCACTGCAGCCAGCAAGAAGATGATGCTGAGCCAGATTGCCAGCAAGCAGGCCGAGAATGGAGAGCGGGCAGGTAGCCCTGATATGCTGAGGTGCTCGAGTCAG AGCCACCGAAAAGACAGCGATAAGTCCCGGAGCCGCAAAGACGATGACAGCTTGGCTGAGGCCTCTCATTCAAAAAAGACTGTTAAAAAG GTGgtggtagtggaacaaaatggttcTTTTCAAGTAAAGATTCCCAAAAATTTTGTTTGTGAACACTGCTTTGGAGCCTTTAGGAGCAGTTACCACCTCAAGAGGCACATCCTTATTCATACTG GTGAGAAGCCATTTGAGTGTGACATATGTGATATGCGCTTCATCCAGAAGTACCACCTAGAGCGTCACAAGCGTGTACACAGTGGGGAAAAGCCTTACCAGTGTGAACGGTGTCATCAG TGTTTTTCTCGGACAGATCGATTACTCAGACACAAACGGATGTGCCAAGGGTGCCAGTCCAAGACTTCCGACGGGCAGTTTTCTCTATAG
- the ZNF740 gene encoding zinc finger protein 740 isoform X2 — translation MAQASLLACEGLAGVSLVPTAASKKMMLSQIASKQAENGERAGSPDMLRCSSQSHRKDSDKSRSRKDDDSLAEASHSKKTVKKVVVVEQNGSFQVKIPKNFVCEHCFGAFRSSYHLKRHILIHTGEKPFECDICDMRFIQKYHLERHKRVHSGEKPYQCERCHQCFSRTDRLLRHKRMCQGCQSKTSDGQFSL, via the exons ATGGCTCAG GCAAGTCTCCTGGCTTGTGAAGGCCTAGCAGGTGTGAGTTTGGTTCCCACTGCAGCCAGCAAGAAGATGATGCTGAGCCAGATTGCCAGCAAGCAGGCCGAGAATGGAGAGCGGGCAGGTAGCCCTGATATGCTGAGGTGCTCGAGTCAG AGCCACCGAAAAGACAGCGATAAGTCCCGGAGCCGCAAAGACGATGACAGCTTGGCTGAGGCCTCTCATTCAAAAAAGACTGTTAAAAAG GTGgtggtagtggaacaaaatggttcTTTTCAAGTAAAGATTCCCAAAAATTTTGTTTGTGAACACTGCTTTGGAGCCTTTAGGAGCAGTTACCACCTCAAGAGGCACATCCTTATTCATACTG GTGAGAAGCCATTTGAGTGTGACATATGTGATATGCGCTTCATCCAGAAGTACCACCTAGAGCGTCACAAGCGTGTACACAGTGGGGAAAAGCCTTACCAGTGTGAACGGTGTCATCAG TGTTTTTCTCGGACAGATCGATTACTCAGACACAAACGGATGTGCCAAGGGTGCCAGTCCAAGACTTCCGACGGGCAGTTTTCTCTATAG
- the ZNF740 gene encoding zinc finger protein 740 isoform X3, which yields MKEASLLACEGLAGVSLVPTAASKKMMLSQIASKQAENGERAGSPDMLRCSSQSHRKDSDKSRSRKDDDSLAEASHSKKTVKKVVVVEQNGSFQVKIPKNFVCEHCFGAFRSSYHLKRHILIHTGEKPFECDICDMRFIQKYHLERHKRVHSGEKPYQCERCHQCFSRTDRLLRHKRMCQGCQSKTSDGQFSL from the exons ATGAAGGAG GCAAGTCTCCTGGCTTGTGAAGGCCTAGCAGGTGTGAGTTTGGTTCCCACTGCAGCCAGCAAGAAGATGATGCTGAGCCAGATTGCCAGCAAGCAGGCCGAGAATGGAGAGCGGGCAGGTAGCCCTGATATGCTGAGGTGCTCGAGTCAG AGCCACCGAAAAGACAGCGATAAGTCCCGGAGCCGCAAAGACGATGACAGCTTGGCTGAGGCCTCTCATTCAAAAAAGACTGTTAAAAAG GTGgtggtagtggaacaaaatggttcTTTTCAAGTAAAGATTCCCAAAAATTTTGTTTGTGAACACTGCTTTGGAGCCTTTAGGAGCAGTTACCACCTCAAGAGGCACATCCTTATTCATACTG GTGAGAAGCCATTTGAGTGTGACATATGTGATATGCGCTTCATCCAGAAGTACCACCTAGAGCGTCACAAGCGTGTACACAGTGGGGAAAAGCCTTACCAGTGTGAACGGTGTCATCAG TGTTTTTCTCGGACAGATCGATTACTCAGACACAAACGGATGTGCCAAGGGTGCCAGTCCAAGACTTCCGACGGGCAGTTTTCTCTATAG
- the ZNF740 gene encoding zinc finger protein 740 isoform X4: MLSSRVTSHQCIWKASLLACEGLAGVSLVPTAASKKMMLSQIASKQAENGERAGSPDMLRCSSQSHRKDSDKSRSRKDDDSLAEASHSKKTVKKVVVVEQNGSFQVKIPKNFVCEHCFGAFRSSYHLKRHILIHTGEKPFECDICDMRFIQKYHLERHKRVHSGEKPYQCERCHQVESAEH; this comes from the exons ATGCTAAGTAGCAGAGTGACGTCACATCAGTGTATTTGGAAG GCAAGTCTCCTGGCTTGTGAAGGCCTAGCAGGTGTGAGTTTGGTTCCCACTGCAGCCAGCAAGAAGATGATGCTGAGCCAGATTGCCAGCAAGCAGGCCGAGAATGGAGAGCGGGCAGGTAGCCCTGATATGCTGAGGTGCTCGAGTCAG AGCCACCGAAAAGACAGCGATAAGTCCCGGAGCCGCAAAGACGATGACAGCTTGGCTGAGGCCTCTCATTCAAAAAAGACTGTTAAAAAG GTGgtggtagtggaacaaaatggttcTTTTCAAGTAAAGATTCCCAAAAATTTTGTTTGTGAACACTGCTTTGGAGCCTTTAGGAGCAGTTACCACCTCAAGAGGCACATCCTTATTCATACTG GTGAGAAGCCATTTGAGTGTGACATATGTGATATGCGCTTCATCCAGAAGTACCACCTAGAGCGTCACAAGCGTGTACACAGTGGGGAAAAGCCTTACCAGTGTGAACGGTGTCATCAG GTTGAATCTGCAGAACACTAG